CGCTGCCTTATTGGGCTTCTTATATATCCGTGATTATCCTGCTGATCATCTGGGAACTGTTGGTCAGGATGGGGGTGATAGCCGGGCTATATCTGCCGGCTCCCAGTTCCATCATGGCTGCTGCGGCTCAGATGATTGCCAGCGGTGAGCTTTTGACTAACCTTCAGGCCAGCCTGATCCGAATCGCCGCCGGATTTTTCATCGGCAGCGCTGCCGGCATCCTGACCGGCCTCTTGACCGGGATTTCCCGGCTGGCGGAAGTCACCGGCAATCCGGTGATCTATTCCTTGTATCCCGTGCCCAAAATTGCTCTCCTGCCGCTGTTTGTTCTCTGGCTTGGCATCGGCGAATTGCCTAAGATCACGATGATTAGTTTGGGCGTGTTCTTTCCGGTGGTCATTAACACCTATTCCGGGGTCAAAAACCTGGACCCCTTGCTTATCAAAGCCGCCGTCACTTTTGGCGCCGGCCGGGTCAGCCTGATGACCAAAGTCATTTTGCCAGGATCTCTGCCGGTTATCTTCGCCGGCCTGAAGCTGGCGGCCGGAACCTCGCTGCTGCTCCTGGCAGCGGCGGAAATGATCGCTGCCCAGGAAGGAATCGGCGCGATGATTTTACACTATGGCGACCTGATGCTGACCACCAAGTTGATGGTGGGTGTGGTCACTTTGTCCCTGCTGGGAGTAGTGTTTAATCATCTGCTGGGGTGGGTGGAGCGGCGGATGATCCCCTGGAAACAGT
Above is a genomic segment from Acetonema longum DSM 6540 containing:
- a CDS encoding ABC transporter permease, whose product is MEKETFRREVKYRLAFLERALPYWASYISVIILLIIWELLVRMGVIAGLYLPAPSSIMAAAAQMIASGELLTNLQASLIRIAAGFFIGSAAGILTGLLTGISRLAEVTGNPVIYSLYPVPKIALLPLFVLWLGIGELPKITMISLGVFFPVVINTYSGVKNLDPLLIKAAVTFGAGRVSLMTKVILPGSLPVIFAGLKLAAGTSLLLLAAAEMIAAQEGIGAMILHYGDLMLTTKLMVGVVTLSLLGVVFNHLLGWVERRMIPWKQ